The nucleotide window TCCTTGGTGTTGTTGTTCAGCTCCAGACCGCCGACAGTATAGACTTGTTCATCTTCACTCTGATGTTCTTTCAGACTTAAAAATTTAGCGTAGCGGCGCAGCTGAGAGTTCACCCGCGCCAACAGCTCCATCGGTGTAAACGGCTTGGTGATATAGTCATCTGCCCCCATATTTAAGCCGGTAATCTTGTCCATGTCTTCCGACTTGGCGGACAGCACAATGACCGGAAAATCATAACTCTGACGCAGCGTCATGATCATCGTCAGGCCATCCATAACCGGCATCATCAGATCGACGATCGCCAGATGAATTGTCTGACGGGCCAGAATATCCAAGCCTTCCTTGCCGTTATAGGCGCGGTGGACGCCATACCCCTGGTTCTTCAAATAGATTTCAATCGCGTTGCCGATCTCGACTTCGTCTTCACAGACTAAAATTTGATAGTTTTGCATGATTTCGCTCCCTCACTGATTCTTCTTTTAGTATAGAGTAAACTCATGAAGTTGCAATGAAGAAAAAGCTTAAGAATTAGTAAAGATTGCGGTGAACACGAAATTCAGCGGCAGAAGCGGCTTCCGAAAACGGCAGAATTTGTTCCATCAGTGGATCCTGGAAGCGCCCATGAAGCAAGAGCGCACCGCCGATCAGAAGCCGGATCCGCCGCAGCATCGCCTGAGCTTCGCGTTTCAGCGTCGGATCATAGGCTGTAATGTAGCCGGCCTGATCTTCAAAGGCTTCCAGCATATCTTTCAGAATCTCCGGCCGCAGCGAATAGGTCAGACTGTTCTGACGATGGGTATTGTAATGCACCAGCGTATCCGGAACAATGACTGTCTTATCGGCCTTCAGCAGAATCTGTCCGATCAGCTGAACATCCTCGAAGACCCGGCCTTCCCAAAACTGCAGGCCGTCAAACAAGGAACGGCGGATCAGCTTGCCCCAGGCATAATTGCGTACCTGACGGTCCTTCATCAACATTTTCATCAGTGTCCGCTTATGCGGAACCAAGACGCGGCGGACATGCCGGCGGGTTGTCACCCGCCCCTCATTGACATTGCCGCAGATCACCACATCCGCTGCATACCGAGCCTGAGCCGCCGCCAAGGTTTCCAGCGTGCGCCGCTTCATCCAATCATCGCTGTCCAGAAACAGTACGAATTCCCCCTTTGCCGCATTCAAGGCGGCATTGCGGGCCGCTGAAACACCGCGGTTTTCCTGATGGATGACAGTGATCAGTTCCGGATAGATCTTGGCATAGAAATCCAGCCGGGAACCCGTTCGATCCGTCGATCCGTCATCGACTACGATCACTTCATAGTCTTGATAAGTCTGTTCCAATAAAGAACGGATGCAGGTATAAATTTCTTTTTCACTGTTATATGCAGGTATTAATACGCTGATTTTCATGGGTTATCCCTTCGCTGGCACAAAGGCCGCTTTGCCTTTCTTGTCTTGATTTTGTTGGTTTAGCTGACGTTTTAATGCCCGTTCCCGACGCTTTTTCATCACTGACCGGTAAACGAGCAGTCCCGCACCGCTGAAAGCGATCGTAATCGCATAAATCCAGAAGGCGGAAACG belongs to Holdemania massiliensis and includes:
- a CDS encoding glycosyltransferase family 2 protein, which codes for MKISVLIPAYNSEKEIYTCIRSLLEQTYQDYEVIVVDDGSTDRTGSRLDFYAKIYPELITVIHQENRGVSAARNAALNAAKGEFVLFLDSDDWMKRRTLETLAAAQARYAADVVICGNVNEGRVTTRRHVRRVLVPHKRTLMKMLMKDRQVRNYAWGKLIRRSLFDGLQFWEGRVFEDVQLIGQILLKADKTVIVPDTLVHYNTHRQNSLTYSLRPEILKDMLEAFEDQAGYITAYDPTLKREAQAMLRRIRLLIGGALLLHGRFQDPLMEQILPFSEAASAAEFRVHRNLY
- a CDS encoding response regulator transcription factor, whose translation is MQNYQILVCEDEVEIGNAIEIYLKNQGYGVHRAYNGKEGLDILARQTIHLAIVDLMMPVMDGLTMIMTLRQSYDFPVIVLSAKSEDMDKITGLNMGADDYITKPFTPMELLARVNSQLRRYAKFLSLKEHQSEDEQVYTVGGLELNNNTKEVTLDGNPVKLTPIEFRILQLLMKNPGRVYSAEEIYERVWNEEAIATDTVMVHIRNIREKIEIDPRNPRYLKVVWGVGYKIEKG